A genome region from Erythrolamprus reginae isolate rEryReg1 chromosome 4, rEryReg1.hap1, whole genome shotgun sequence includes the following:
- the LOC139167105 gene encoding vitelline membrane outer layer protein 1-like yields MVSVGLSARAALLLTIFCCPWITDSRKYSSELKVLNGGIRGEWGPASFCTSGCAVGFAQKVEKHQYVRDNTAVNGIRLYCNDGIEIESKVGPWGEWIGNQMCRKGCLGSFSLKVQSYQGIFDDTAVNNIQFKCSDDADLRGIGNKKGKFGPWSQKCPSEGICGMRTRVEDAQGPFADDTALNDVVFYCCE; encoded by the exons ATGGTTTCTGTGGGTCTCTCTGCCAGAGCTGCCCTTCTCTTGACTATCTTCTGCTGCCCGTGGATTACTGACTCTCGAAAATATTCTTCCGAGCTCAAAGTGCTAAATGGGGGAATCCGGGGTGAATGGGGTCCAGCTTCATTTTGTACTTCTGGCTGTGCTGTTGGCTTCGCCCAGAAG GTGGAGAAACATCAATATGTACGTGACAATACAGCTGTGAATGGAATCCGCTTGTACTGCAATGATGGAATAGAAATTGAGTCTAAAGTTGGACC GTGGGGGGAGTGGATCGGAAATCAAATGTGCCGTAAAGGCTGCCTGGGTTCTTTTTCTCTGAAAGTGCAGAGCTATCAAGGAATTTTTGATGATACAGCAGTTAACAACATCCAGTTCAAGTGCAGTGATGATGCTGACCTGAGAGGCATTGGCAATAAAAAAGGTAAATTTGGCCCATGGAGTCAGAAATGCCCCTCAGAAGGTATATGTGGAATGAGAACAAGGGTGGAAGATGCGCAGGGCCCTTTTGCTGATGACACAGCACTCAATGATGTGGTTTTTTACTGCTGTGAATAA
- the LOC139167106 gene encoding vitelline membrane outer layer protein 1-like — translation MVSVGLSARAALLLTIFCCPWITDSRKYSSELKVPNGGVWGEWGPASFCTSGCAVGFAQKVDKHQPLADNTAVNGIRLYCKDDIEIESKVGPWGEWNGNEMCHKGCLVSFSLKVDSHQGIYDDTSVNNIQFKCSDGIGLRGIANKNGKFGPWSKKCRSGGICGMRTRVEDSQGPFGDDTALNDVVFYCCQ, via the exons ATGGTTTCTGTGGGTCTCTCTGCCAGAGCTGCCCTTCTCTTGACTATCTTCTGCTGCCCGTGGATTACTGACTCTCGAAAATATTCTTCCGAGCTCAAAGTGCCAAATGGGGGAGTCTGGGGTGAATGGGGTCCAGCTTCATTTTGTACTTCTGGCTGTGCTGTTGGCTTCGCCCAGAAG GTGGATAAACATCAACCTCTAGCTGACAATACAGCTGTGAATGGAATCCGCTTGTACTGCAAAGATGACATAGAAATTGAGTCTAAAGTTGGACC GTGGGGGGAGTGGAACGGAAATGAAATGTGCCATAAAGGCTGCctggtttctttttctctgaaaGTGGACAGTCATCAAGGAATTTATGATGATACATCAGTTAACAACATCCAGTTCAAGTGCAGTGATGGTATTGGCCTGAGAGGCATTGCCAATAAAAATGGTAAATTTGGCCCATGGAGTAAGAAATGCCGTTCAGGAGGTATATGTGGAATGAGAACAAGGGTGGAAGATTCACAGGGCCCTTTTGGTGATGACACAGCACTCAATGATGTGGTTTTTTACTGCTGTCAATAA